A window of Nocardia arthritidis genomic DNA:
ACGGCTACTCGTTTCTCGGCGAATTCCTTCACCGCACCGAGGTCCGCCGCACTGTTGCGTTCGACAGCAGTCTGCAACAGCTCGTCGACTTCTTCGTAGGTGAAGCGGCCATCGACCTTGCCATCGATCGGTTCCCGCGGCTCGAAATCATGGGTGAGGACGAGCTGGGTGCGCGACTCGTCGATCGACAGGGCTCGCCAGTCGCCACCCATGTATCCCATCAGCGGTGCGTTCTCCAGCTGCCGGTAGGAAATTATCCGGCGAGTGACATCGATATCACGCCTGGAGACCCACGATTGGACCTCCCCGTTGACGTCGACGGTCAGCCGGGCGATCTGGTGCTTCGGTGACTCCTCCAGAATCTCCACGGCCCGGGTGGGCGGAAAGATCCGGGCGTATCCCTCGACATCCACGAGTATCTCCCAAACGACCTCGAGCGGAGCGTCGACGGTGACTGTGTGTTCAGTGTGTCGCATTATTCTGATCGCTTTTCTGCAGAAGGATTCAAGGGACATTGCTTCATGGTTGGCATAAATCGCCTAGTAATCGAGTGCGGCCACATGCGGTTGATGAATTCATGGACCTTGGGCCTGCTGTACTACAGCACCGAAGATATGCCTCGGTGAACATGATGCAGAGATATCCTGAGTGAATAGATCAGTCCGGTTCAGCTGCACTTCGTCCAGGAAAATCCCGTCGCATAACGGCCGTTCGCCCCCGAAACTTCGTATCCGGCGGCAATTACATTGCGTGGGAGGTTACAGTCGAAAACCGTTCTGCATCGACCTGACCGGGGTCGACCGCATGCCCTGCCCGTTCCGATTACATGAACTGCGACAACGATCTCGGATGAGATGGATGAGGTTCTTATCCAGCCGACAGCTGTCGGATGCGGTCGCCGGTCCTACAGACTCATATCCGTCGCACACAACGCATTTAGTGCCGAACTCGAGGTCGGCACACCTGAAGCATTACCCCGAGTTACGGCATCCCCGAATATCCCCGGAGCACGCCGAAGCTCCGCCAGTGCAGATATCGATCCGATGCGATAATTGCCAGAGGCGTCCATAATCTCCATCCGTCCGTCCATCCATCACTCCGTGACGGTACCGCGACTTCGGTTATGAACGCCATGTGCGGAAGTACCAAATTCTTCCTACCCGCCGCACAGTGGCAAATGATCTCCGGCGACAGAGCCAGGGTTTTCGCGCCGACGGTTGCCCGGTCGTTGTGAGCCCCTCGACGTCCCTGTCAGCCAGCACTGACCACCCCGCTCCCGCCACGTCAAGTGTCGAGTGACGATTCCGGATCGACCGGCACAGGATGATCAGGACCACCTCCCGACCCAGGGTTCCGCGCTTTCTCATTGCACCCCAACCACTTCCGGCGTGTCGCCGGCTCGGGCCACCGGCCGATCCGCTACCCGGAATGACTCACTGCCTCAACCTCGGTGGATGTCGAGGCCATCGGCCAGCACCGGCCAGGATTTCTTGAAGGCATCCTGCCAATAGCCCCACGAATGTGTTCCGGTCGGCGTGAAGTCGTAGGTCGCGGGTATTCCGAGTTGGTTCAATCGGTTTTGCAGGTTGTGCGTGCACATATTGGTGCTCGCCTCGATGACGCCGCCGAGCAGTATTTGAGTCAGCAGCGCAGCGGGCCCGGGCGTGATCAGGTGCGGATCGTCGATCCGATCGTAGGGTCCGGGGATGCCGGTGCCGGACGAGATGAACAGATTCACGCCGCGCAGCTTGTCCGCGTGCAGATAAGGGTCGTTTTCGGACCACAGCGGGTTGTCATCGGCGCCCCACATGTTGGCGGAATTTCCGCCGCCCCAGATATCGACCGCCATCCGCACTGCTCGCTTTCCCAACGGATCGCTGGTTTGTGCGCAACCGCTGTAAGACGCCACGCTCCGGTAGAGGCCCGGTCGAGCTTCCGCCAATGCGAGCACAGAGGTGCCTGCCATGGATAGACCGGCGATGGCGTTGACTCCGTTGGTGCCCAAGGCGGCATCGATCAGTGGCGGCAGTTCCTCGAGGAAGAAGGTTTTCCACCTGTTGCGACCCAATTTCGGGTCATCCCGGAGCCAGTCGGTGTAGTAGCTCCAGGCGCCACCCACCGGCTGGACCACGTTGACATTCTTATCCGCGAGGAACTCACCGACATCGGTATTGCGTCGCCACGTCGCCAGATCCGTGCCGCCGCCTGCGCCGTTGAGCAAGTACAGCGTTGGGCGCGGAACCGAGGCATCCGCTGGGCGCTGGACCTCGACGGTGATCTGCTTGTCCATCGCGGCGGAATAGATCAGCAGGCCGAGGCTGTTGCCGCTGCGGATGACACCCTCGACGATCTTCGAACCGTCGGCGGTGATCGGTGACCCGAGCAGTTGCCGGGTTGTGATGATCGGATCAGCGGTCGCCACGGCATCGTCGATCGTCAACGATGTCGCGACGGCAACGGTTGCC
This region includes:
- a CDS encoding alpha/beta hydrolase, with product MRLRACRRVAAAALATVAVATSLTIDDAVATADPIITTRQLLGSPITADGSKIVEGVIRSGNSLGLLIYSAAMDKQITVEVQRPADASVPRPTLYLLNGAGGGTDLATWRRNTDVGEFLADKNVNVVQPVGGAWSYYTDWLRDDPKLGRNRWKTFFLEELPPLIDAALGTNGVNAIAGLSMAGTSVLALAEARPGLYRSVASYSGCAQTSDPLGKRAVRMAVDIWGGGNSANMWGADDNPLWSENDPYLHADKLRGVNLFISSGTGIPGPYDRIDDPHLITPGPAALLTQILLGGVIEASTNMCTHNLQNRLNQLGIPATYDFTPTGTHSWGYWQDAFKKSWPVLADGLDIHRG
- a CDS encoding aromatase/cyclase; translation: MSLESFCRKAIRIMRHTEHTVTVDAPLEVVWEILVDVEGYARIFPPTRAVEILEESPKHQIARLTVDVNGEVQSWVSRRDIDVTRRIISYRQLENAPLMGYMGGDWRALSIDESRTQLVLTHDFEPREPIDGKVDGRFTYEEVDELLQTAVERNSAADLGAVKEFAEKRVAVKTTAR